Proteins found in one Pararge aegeria chromosome 12, ilParAegt1.1, whole genome shotgun sequence genomic segment:
- the LOC120627880 gene encoding collagenase-like: MKANSLPAPDALDFVENVRDVGMSRIVSGWEAKDGQIPYQLSIRMVAKTGAVSSCGATIIHSEWALTAAHCTASRVSFVIRVGALALSHPELIFETTEFYNHPEYDESLTRVQPHDIGVIKFNRVLEFNDRIQPIRIQASADKDKNYDNIRLQASGWGRTWTNGASPEVLNWVYLNGVNNVRCRAAFGGSAIVVDSTICAGSYNVTSQSTCQGDSGGPLIAIDVDGQPTEVGVTSFVSSTGCHTGFPAGFIRPGYYHEWFTKVTGVDFDWQAVTTTPSPAYEDIL, from the exons ATGAAG GCCAACTCTTTGCCAGCACCCGACGCTCTAGACTTCGTCGAAAACGTTCGAGATG TTGGTATGTCCAGGATTGTCTCGGGCTGGGAAGCCAAGGACGGTCAGATCCCTTACCAGCTGTCCATTCGAATGGTCGCCAAGACTGGCGCGGTCTCTAGCTGCGGCGCTACGATCATCCACAGCGAGTGGGCGCTcaccgctgcccactgcaccgcatc ccgGGTGAGCTTCGTCATCCGCGTCGGTGCTCTGGCTCTGAGCCACCCTGAACTGATATTCGAGACAACTGAGTTCTACAACCACCCTGAATACGACGAGTCCCTCACAAGAGTGCAGCCCCACGACATCGGTGTCATCAAATTCAACCGCGTCCTCGAATTCAATG ACCGCATCCAACCGATCAGAATCCAGGCGTCTGCGGACAAGGACAAGAACTATGACAATATCAGACTGCAGGCTAGCGGTTGGGGTCGCACGTGGACAAATG GTGCATCACCTGAGGTGCTGAACTGGGTATACCTTAACGGTGTCAACAACGTGCGGTGCAGGGCAGCCTTCGGTGGAAGTGCTATAGTCGTTGACTCCACCATCTGCGCTGGCAGCTACAACGTCACCAGCCAGTCTACTTGCCAG GGTGACAGCGGAGGACCATTGATCGCCATTGACGTCGACGGTCAACCCACTGAGGTCGGTGTGACTTCCTTCGTATCCAGCACTGGTTGCCACACTGGTTTCCCCGCTG gtttcatCCGGCCGGGCTACTATCACGAATGGTTCACGAAAGTGACCGGTGTAGACTTTGACTGGCAAGCAGTTACCACTACACCCAGCCCAGCATACGAAGATATTCTCTAA
- the LOC120628109 gene encoding leucine-rich repeat-containing protein 47-like, whose protein sequence is MSPWPEVLTAKSENRHEIKLAGAAISKRISEDGLDRTVFQLTNINLLNISDTCLSSIPDDIKLLVNLQSLLLYGNKLTEFNDNITSLPKLKVLDLSRNQLGSIPEGLNKMKELSSINFSSNHIAEMPKLGDFPNLIIIDLSNNKLTSFLDTENANLPHLTDLKIKCNEIELIPSHIVRTMPSLKNFDIGDNKIKTVPGEIAGMSKLKELNLKGNKLADKRLMKLVDQCRTKQIIDYIREHCPKEDNTPAAGKGKGKKGKKPEEPPPDEICDLCHSMKILHVEDDTIRVKLVESEVSNIRPFILCCVINELNFSDALFKKFIQMQTKLHDTVCDKRNVATIATHDFAKLPPGDLIYTAKSPSKLKLIPLSRAKPYTGEQLFQQLTAEADALRKEKKRNVYSGIHKYLYLLEGKPKYPCLEDASGRVISFPPITNSENTKMSVDSKSMLVEVTSHSSQGACKTVMDKLLQECLLLGIGDGDDNEYHTLTVQQVKVVDTEGNLKSVYPSRTDCVFDSNIKVFRLPKK, encoded by the exons ATGAGTCCGTGGCCAGAAGTTCTGACGGCAAAGTCGGAGAACCGTCATGAAATCAAATTGGCGGGCGCCGCAATATCTAAGCGTATTTCAGAAGACGGTTTAGACAGGACAGTGTTTCAATTAACTAACATAAATCTCCTAAATATAAGCGACACATGTCTTTCATCGATTCCCGATGATATAAAACTTCTTGTGAATCTACAATCGCTTTTATTGTACGGGAACAAGTTGACGGAATTCAATGATAACATAACCTCTCTACCGAAGTTGAAAGTGCTTGATTTGTCCCGAAACCAACTTGGTAGTATACCTGAGGGTCTGAATAAGATGAAAGAGTTAAGCAGTATTAATTTCAGTTCAAATCATATCGCAGAAATGCCGAAATTAGGCGACTTCCCCAACTTGATCATTATTGATCTGTCTAATAACAAATTGACTTCCTTTCTTGATACCGAGAACGCTAATTTACCACATTTGACTGACTTGAAgattaaatgtaatgaaatagaGTTGATTCCAAGCCACATTGTACGCACAATGCCTTCACTGAAGAATTTTGATATTGgggataataaaattaagaccGTACCTGGAGAAATTGCAGGCATGTCCAAATTGAAAG AATTAAATCTCAAAGGAAATAAACTCGCAGATAAACGTTTAATGAAACTGGTGGATCAATGCAGGACCAAGCAAATTATAGATTACATAAGGGAACACTGCCCTAAAGAAGACAACACGCCGGCAGCAGGGAAAGGCAAAGGAAAGAAAG gTAAGAAACCAGAAGAACCACCACCTGATGAAATATGCGACTTGTGTCACTCCATGAAAATATTACACGTTGAAGATGATACAATAAGAGTAAAACTCGTTGAGAGTGAAGTATCGAATATAAGGCCTTTCATTCTCTGCTGTGTTATCAATGAATTAAACTTCAGTGATGCCTTGTTCAAGAAGTTCATACAGATGCAAACAAAGCTTCATGATACAGTGTGTGATAAGAGAAATGTTGCCACAATAGCCACACATGACTTTGCTAAATTACCACCCG gTGATCTGATCTATACTGCCAAATCACCATCTAAGCTAAAGCTAATTCCATTATCAAGGGCAAAGCCTTACACTGGAGAACAGCTGTTCCAGCAGCTTACAGCAGAGGCTGATGCGTTAAGGAAGGAGAAAAAGAGGAATGTCTACTCAGGCATTCATAA GTATCTGTACCTGTTGGAAGGCAAACCAAAGTACCCATGTCTGGAAGATGCGTCTGGCAGAGTGATCAGCTTCCCACCCATCACTAACTCTGAGAATACCAAA ATGTCTGTGGACAGCAAGTCAATGCTAGTGGAAGTGACATCACACTCGTCGCAAGGCGCGTGCAAGACCGTGATGGACAAACTGTTGCAAGAATGCTTGCTGCTGGGCATCGGCGACGGAGACGACAACGAGTACCACACACTCACTGTGCAGCAG GTGAAAGTGGTGGACACTGAAGGTAACTTGAAGAGCGTGTACCCGTCACGCACGGACTGTGTATTCGATTCCAACATCAAAGTCTTCAGGCTGCCCAAGAAATAG